A region from the Triticum urartu cultivar G1812 chromosome 1, Tu2.1, whole genome shotgun sequence genome encodes:
- the LOC125518444 gene encoding F-box/FBD/LRR-repeat protein At1g13570-like, with the protein MDHGSSPTKICKSVVDEDIISNLPEALRDKILCCLPIKEAVGTCLLSRTWRYTWASMTELMFRRADFASGNDSADDDRRFLKFTDMFLFLHNGPILKFCLNTVANEMVSTGGYLYRWMLMLSRNKIKEIQLQTSIRDSYKVPSSFFSCDELEYVYLRACVFTSLHLPPPSKGFKQLHTLRLEYVTVEGNSLGDLVASCPNLEKLNIRGLCSQSNINIRSTKLKVLKIEGWFTHLNLHAPYLTSVWIRLELSSDTDGASTTRCNFNLSPFIASLSDVETIRFHGHILECVEREFLILKQPKLFNRLTEISLEINLGDLKEANFALYLFQHAPNLRFFKLKLISRNSMVPRVHFWESIDRDVCLFQNVEVVGLFDFTGSFAEFGFLKLLLEEAPVLRKVGIIDKGLDRTVLKNLLKLRRASKDAEILILEACFPH; encoded by the exons ATGGACCATGGGAGTTCCCCAACGAAGATATGTAAGTCTGTTGTGGATGAAGATATCATCAGCAATCTACCCGAAGCTCTCAGAGACAAAATCCTTTGTTGTCTGCCAATAAAAGAAGCTGTTGGAACATGCCTCTTGTCAAGGACTTGGAGGTACACATGGGCTTCAATGACCGAACTGATGTTCAGGAGAGCTGATTTCGCTTCAGGAAATGATAGTGCAGACGATGACCGCAGATTTCTTAAGTTCACTGATATGTTTCTCTTCCTCCACAACGGCCCAATTCTGAAGTTTTGCCTGAATACCGTAGCGAATGAAATGGTATCCACTGGAGGATACCTTTACCGTTGGATGCTTATGCTGTCAAGAAATAAGATTAAGGAGATTCAACTTCAGACAAGTATACGTGACAGTTACAAGGTCCCGTCTAGTTTTTTCTCCTGCGATGAACTAGAATATGTGTATCTGCGAGCTTGTGTTTTCACTAGTTTACATTTGCCACCTCCATCTAAAGGCTTCAAACAATTGCATACTCTTCGTCTAGAATATGTTACCGTGGAAGGAAACAGTTTAGGGGATTTAGTAGCGAGTTGCCCGAATTTGGAGAAACTTAATATTCGTGGATTGTGCAGCCAATCCAATATAAATATTCGTTCAACAAAGCTCAAGGTGCTAAAAATTGAAGGCTGGTTTACACACCTCAATCTGCATGCTCCTTATCTTACTTCCGTATGGATCAGACTGGAACTGAGTTCTGACACAGATGGTGCTTCGACAACCAGATGCAACTTCAATCTTTCTCCATTTATTGCTTCTCTTTCAGATGTTGAGACTATTAGGTTTCATGGACACATCCTTGAG TGCGTAGAACGTGAATTTCTGATTCTCAAGCAGCCAAAATTATTCAACCGGCTGACAGAGATAAGCCTGGAGATCAATCTCGGTGATCTCAAGGAAGCAAATTTTGCCTTGTACTTATTTCAGCATGCCCCCAACCTGCGATTTTTCAAACTAAAG CTCATTTCCAGGAATTCCATGGTACCAAGAGTGCATTTCTGGGAATCAATAGACCGTGATGTCTGTCTCTTCCAGAACGTTGAAGTAGTTGGTTTGTTCGACTTCACTGGCTCCTTTGCGGAGTTTGGCTTCTTGAAACTTTTACTTGAAGAGGCACCAGTGTTAAGAAAAGTGGGAATAATCGACAAGGGATTGGACAGAACTGTCCTAAAAAATCTCCTGAAGCTGAGAAGAGCATCAAAGGATGCAGAAATATTGATTCTTGAGGCTTGTTTCCCCCACTAG